Below is a genomic region from Cellulomonas sp. P24.
GACGATCGCGCCGTCCTCGGTGCGCACGAGCGGGTTCACCTCGACGAGCGTGGCGTCCTCGGCCTGGTAGACGGTCCAGAGCTTCTGGAAGACCTCGGCGACCAGAGGCGCGACCTCGGCGTCGAAGCCGGCCGTCGCGGCGATCTCCGCGGCCTTGGCGGCGTCGATCCCGACGAGCGGGTCCACGGCGACGCGGGCGAGGGCCTCGGGGCGCTCGACGGCGAGCTGCTCGATCTCCACGCCGCCCTCGACCGATGCCATCGCGAGGTACCGGCGCTCGGCGCGGTCGAGCAGCACCGAGAAGTAGTACTCCTCGGCGATCTGGGCTCCGGCGGCGATCATGACCCGGTGGACCGTGTGGCCCTTGATGTCCATGCCGAGGATCTCGGCGGCCTTCTCGGCGGCCTCGTCGGCCGACCGCGCGAGCTTGACTCCGCCGGCCTTGCCGCGTCCGCCCGTCTTGACCTGCGCCTTGACGACGACCACACCGGGCTTGCCGCCGAGCAGCTGCTCCGCTCCGGCGCGGGCCTGCTCGGGTGTCGTGGCGACCACGCCGCCGAGCACGGGAACCCCGTGCTTCTCGAAGATGTCACGTGCCTGGTACTCGAACAGGTCCACCTGGCTTGGTCCTTCCGTCGACCCGCGTGCGACCTCGGTGGCCGCAGCGCCCCGACCGATCGTAGCCGCGCCGCGCAAGTATCTTCACATCGAGAGATGTTGGCTCGGCCACATCGACGGCCGGGCGGACGCGTCAGAGCTTGGTGACCGGTGAGTACCGCAGCAGCAGCCGCTTGGTGCCCTCGGTGCCGAAGTCGACCTTTGCGACCGCGTTCGGGCCGCCGCCCTCGACACCGACCACGGTGCCGAGGCCGTACGCGTCGTGCGTCACGCGGTCGCCGACCGCGAGGCTCGGGACCTCGGCGTCCGGACGCGGCGTCGCGGAGCCGAAGCGCGGACCGTCGGCCGCGGGCACCCCCGTCTTCCGCGCGGTGTCGCTGCGCCCACCGGCGCCACGGGTGGTGTACCCGCCCGAGCCGTGCGCGCCAGAGCCGTACCCGCCGGAACCGAAGCCGCCCGCCCCGAACCCGCCGGGCCCGCGAAGCGCTGACATGGACGACTCGCGTCGACGCCAGTCCAGCAGGTGCTCCGGGAGGTCGTCGAGGAACCGGCTCGGCGGGAACTCGTTGGGCACCCCCCACGCCGTGCGCACGGCGGCGCGCGAGATGTACAGCCGCTCCCGGGCACGGGTGAGCCCGACGTAGGCCAGGCGCCGCTCCTCGGCGAGCTGGTCGGTGTCGGCGAGGGACCTCATGTGCGGGAAGGTCCCGTCCTCCATCCCGGTGAGGAAGACGACCGGGAACTCGAGGCCCTTGGCGGTGTGCAGGGTCATGAGCGTCACGACGCCCTGGTCCACGGTCGAGGTCTGCGCCGCGTCGTCGCCGCCCGCGTCGGGGCTGGGGATCTGGTCCGAGTCCGCCACCAGGGACACCCGCTCGAGGAAGTCCGCGAGGTCACCCTCCGGCTCGCTCTGCTCGAACTCGCTCGCCACCGCGTGGAGCTCCGCAAGGTTCTCGACCCGGGACGCGTCCTGCGGGTCGTCGCTCCCGCGCAGCTCCGCGAGGTAACCGGTCCGGTCGAGGACCGCACCGAGCACCTCCGCCGGCCCGGCACCGCTCGAGGCGAGCGCGCGGAGGTCCGTCATCAGGTCCGCGAAGGTGCGCAGCGCGTTCAGGGACCTGGTCGCGACGCCGGGGACCTCGTCGACACGGTCGAGCGCGGCACCGAACGAGATCCGCTCGCGCTCCGCGTAGGCCGCCACCATCGCCTCGGCCCGGTCGCCCAGACCACGCTTGGGGACGTTGAGGATCCGCCGGAGGTTGACGTCGTCGTCGGGGTTCGCGATCGCGCGCAGGTACGCGACCGCGTCCTTGATCTCGCGACGCTCGTAGAAGCGGGTGCCACCGACGACCTTGTACGGCAGGCCGACGCGGATCAGCACCTCCTCCATGGCGCGGGACTGGGCGTTCGCGCGGTAGAAGATCGCGACGTCGCCCGGCCGGACCCCGTCGGAGTCGGCCAGTCGGTCGATCTCCTCGGCGATGAACCGGGCTTCCTCGTGCTCGTTGTCCGCGACGTACACGACGATCGCGGCGCCGTCGCCGGAGTCGGTCCACAACCGCTTGGGCTGACGCCCGGGATTCCGGGAGATCACCGCGTTGGCGGCCGAGAGGATCGTCTGCGTCGAGCGGTAGTTCTGCTCGAGCAGGATCGTCGTGGCGTTCGGGTAGTCGTGCTCGAACTCGAGGATGTTGCGGATCGTCGCACCGCGGAACGCGTAGATCGACTGGTCGGAGTCCCCGACGACGGTCAGCTCGCCGGTCTCACCGGCCAGCTCGCGCACGAGCGTGTACTGCGCGTGGTTCGTGTCCTGGTACTCGTCGACCAGCACGTGCCGGAACCGTCGGCGGTAGTGCTCGGCGACCGCCGGGAACGCCTGCAGCAGGTTGACGGTGGACATGATGAGGTCGTCGAAGTCGAGCGCGTGCGCCTGCCGCAGCCGGGTCTGGTACCGCTGGTAGACCTCGGCGAGCGTCGCGTCGAAGTCGTTCCCGGACCCCGCGGCGGATCCCGACACCCGTGCGTACGTCTCGGGGTCGACGAGCTCGTCCTTGAGGGCCGAGATCTTCGAGGCGAGCGCCTTCGCCGGGAACTTCTTCGGGTCGAGGTCGAGCTCGCGGGAGACCATCGTCAGCAGGCGCTGCGCGTCGGCGGAGTCGTAGATCGAGAAGCCGGAGCGAAGTCCGAGCGTCGCGGCCTCCTTGCGCAGGATCCGCACGCAGGCCGAGTGGAACGTCGAGACCCACATCGACCTCGCGGCCGGGCCGACCAGTGCCTCCACGCGGTCGCGCATCTCCGCCGCGGCCTTGTTCGTGAACGTGATCGCGAGGATCTCGCCGGGCCGGGCCCGCCCGGTCGCGAGCAGGTGACCGATCCGGTGGGTCAGGACGCGCGTCTTGCCGGAGCCCGCGCCGGCGACGATGAGCAGCGGACCGCCGGCGTGCAGGACGGCGGCACGCTGCTCGGGGTTCAGCCCGACGAGCAGGCGCGCGGCCTCCTCGGCGTCGGGCCGGCCCGTG
It encodes:
- the sucC gene encoding ADP-forming succinate--CoA ligase subunit beta, with product MDLFEYQARDIFEKHGVPVLGGVVATTPEQARAGAEQLLGGKPGVVVVKAQVKTGGRGKAGGVKLARSADEAAEKAAEILGMDIKGHTVHRVMIAAGAQIAEEYYFSVLLDRAERRYLAMASVEGGVEIEQLAVERPEALARVAVDPLVGIDAAKAAEIAATAGFDAEVAPLVAEVFQKLWTVYQAEDATLVEVNPLVRTEDGAIVALDGKVTLDENASFRHADHAELEDVAAADPLEARAKEKGLNYVKLDGEVGIIGNGAGLVMSTLDVVAYAGESHDGVRPANFLDIGGGASAEVMANGLDIILSDPQVKAVFVNVFGGITACDAVANGIVAALEILGDHATKPLVVRLDGNNVAEGRAILSAAAHPLVTLADTMDGGANAAAALAAARRDAA
- the pcrA gene encoding DNA helicase PcrA, coding for MTSLFENLPLPGLGPTAAARLPVVAPRDDDELRDADDVPESSARSTTSVGGEGRDESLGDRPSGRSTTGATGRPDAEEAARLLVGLNPEQRAAVLHAGGPLLIVAGAGSGKTRVLTHRIGHLLATGRARPGEILAITFTNKAAAEMRDRVEALVGPAARSMWVSTFHSACVRILRKEAATLGLRSGFSIYDSADAQRLLTMVSRELDLDPKKFPAKALASKISALKDELVDPETYARVSGSAAGSGNDFDATLAEVYQRYQTRLRQAHALDFDDLIMSTVNLLQAFPAVAEHYRRRFRHVLVDEYQDTNHAQYTLVRELAGETGELTVVGDSDQSIYAFRGATIRNILEFEHDYPNATTILLEQNYRSTQTILSAANAVISRNPGRQPKRLWTDSGDGAAIVVYVADNEHEEARFIAEEIDRLADSDGVRPGDVAIFYRANAQSRAMEEVLIRVGLPYKVVGGTRFYERREIKDAVAYLRAIANPDDDVNLRRILNVPKRGLGDRAEAMVAAYAERERISFGAALDRVDEVPGVATRSLNALRTFADLMTDLRALASSGAGPAEVLGAVLDRTGYLAELRGSDDPQDASRVENLAELHAVASEFEQSEPEGDLADFLERVSLVADSDQIPSPDAGGDDAAQTSTVDQGVVTLMTLHTAKGLEFPVVFLTGMEDGTFPHMRSLADTDQLAEERRLAYVGLTRARERLYISRAAVRTAWGVPNEFPPSRFLDDLPEHLLDWRRRESSMSALRGPGGFGAGGFGSGGYGSGAHGSGGYTTRGAGGRSDTARKTGVPAADGPRFGSATPRPDAEVPSLAVGDRVTHDAYGLGTVVGVEGGGPNAVAKVDFGTEGTKRLLLRYSPVTKL